One part of the Malus sylvestris chromosome 2, drMalSylv7.2, whole genome shotgun sequence genome encodes these proteins:
- the LOC126584761 gene encoding uncharacterized protein LOC126584761: MIPLSLAYASVTIHLSISGFNEVFSFFSADDDVHASFLYIDPENQFFFIGWIVSLSIHREMELAIIGRCNHNGKTVAFPIFGNTSFAEVCSHVCSRFDELVVGTFDLTYAAPGHPSCLIQSDMDVRLMHLFLINEKKTSIDMNISDHMIVEAGAYANAEILLWRRAISLLMTVSS; the protein is encoded by the exons ATGATTCCTCTATCCCTCGCCTATGCATCAGTTACGATTCATCTCTCCATCTCCGGCTTCAATgaagttttttcctttttctctgcTGATGACGATGTTCACGCTTCCTTTCTATATATTGATCCCGAAAATCAGTTTTTCTTTATTGGTTGGATTGTCTCATTATCAATTCATA gAGAAATGGAATTGGCCATCATTGGCAGGTGTAACCACAATGGAAAAACTGTAGCTTTCCCAATTTTTGGGAACACTTCATTCGCCGAGGTTTGTTCACATGTTTGTTCGAGGTTTGACGAATTGGTTGTTGGTACTTTTGATCTTACTTATGCTGCCCCCGGGCATCCATCATGTTTGATACAATCAGATATGGATGTCCGATTGATGCATCTATTTTTGATTAATGAAAAGAAAACTAGCATTGATATGAATATCAGTGATCACATGATAGTTGAGGCAGGAGCATATGCGAATGCAGAAATTCTTTTGTGGCGGAGGGCAATATCCCTGCTGATGACCGTGAGTTCTTAG